CCTATCTCGGGCCGATGTTCGGGCTCGAACACAGCCCGCGCGAGGCGATGGGTGCAGCCAGCCTGATCGCGCTGACCGAAGTGGCGACCAAGATGGTGCTCTATTATCTCCATGAACGGTTCTGGGAATGGAACCGCTGGGGTACCGAGCTGCTGGGGACCCGGCGCCGCGAAAGCTACCGCCGCAGCACGACGAAAACCGCGACCTGGCGTGTACTTGCCTCGCTCGACACGACGCTGCTGGCGTGGCTGTTTACCGGCAGCGTGGCCACCGCGCTCTCCATCGGCGGGCTCGAAGTGGCGACCAAGCTGGTGCTCTATTTCTTTCACGAGCGCGTGTGGGCGAACATCGGCTACGGCATCGTCGCAGGCGCGCCAGCGGCCCGCGTGGCAAACGATCCGCTCGACGCGCGGCTGTCCGAAAGCGCCGCCTCCTAGCGCAGCGCCTCAGGCGAGACCCGCATCCGCCGCGGGCACACCTGCCACCGGGCGCCCGACATCGAGCATCGCGCGCACCCGTTCGGAGAACATCAGCTGACCTTGCGGATAATAACGGCGGTGGATCCGCATCAGCTCGGCCAGATGCGCAGTGTCCAGCGTCTTGCAGAACTCGGGCCCCAGCGCGCTCTTGCCGAAATGCGGGCGCGTATCGGGTTCGTAATGCATCACCAGCCGCTGGATCCGTTCGAGCCAAGCATAGTCGCGCGGGTCGGCGAACAGATCGATCGCGGCCATCGGGCGCTCGGCATTGGCCGCGAAATGCGGCCCCGCTTCGCCCGGCATCTCGCGCACCGAGATGATCCCCTTGAGGAAGAAGCCGAGATCGCGCAGCCCGTCGGCCTCGCGGATGATGAACTTGACCACCGCGGGCGCTTTCTCGAGCGGGACGAAGAACGCGAGATTATAACCGGTATAAGTGGTCGAGAAGAGCCCGCGGGTGATGCTCGGCGCACGGTTTTCCTTCAGCCCCGGCTGCGGATCGTAGAGGTAATCGAGATCGTCGGGATCGGTGATCACCCGCTCGCTTTGCTTCAGGTCGAGCCAGTCGATGATCCGTTGCATCGGGCGGCGCAGCTTGGGCAGGAACCGGTCGAGCTTGTAATAGCGGCGCAGGAACCAGGCGGCGAACTTGCCGCTGCCGCCGCTGGCCTTGGGGTGCGTGGCGATGGCCCCCGCCTGGTCGCATTCGGCCAGCGCGTGGAGCATGATCACCGGGTCTTCGGGGTTGGTATAGGGCATCACCGCCCAGTTCACCGCCAGCGCGCCCTGCTTGAGCTCGTCAAGCTTGGACAGCCGGCTCATCGAGCTTACCGAGACATAGGATTCGAGCGGCTTGGTCTCGAGCACCAGTTCCACGATCGGCGCGATCGTCCCGAAGGACAGCGCGACATAGGCAAACTCCGGATCGCCGCGCTTGAGCGTCACGCGCTGCCCGCTGCCGTCGAGGAAGGTCAGCTCGACGATCGCATCGGCCATCACCGCGCGCGGGCCGAAGCCATGCGTCCCGGTCGCCAGCGCGCCGATCACCGATTGCTCCATGTAATTGCCCGCATTGTACAACCCGCGGCGATGCTCGTCGCGCAGATATACTTTGAGGTCGCGCACCGAGACCGAGGCGCCCACGCGCACGGTTTCGCTCGCCGGGTCATAGGCCAGCGTCGTCAGCCCGCCCTCGCGCATCATCATCGCGGTGACGCTGGGGACCACCTGCACGCCGTTATAGGAATGCGACTTGCCCACGCAGCTGAACTCGCCCTCGCAGATCAGCTGGGCCAGCTGCGCCTCGTCCTGCGGCACCCGCGCTTCGGTTTCGGTGCGGAAGACATTGATCCAGGTGCGAATCCAGCGTTTGCCATTCGTGCCCACGGCCCGCGCGTCCGCGCGCCGTTCGCAATAGCGACGATAATACCCCATCATGGCGTTTCCCCCTGCCAACCCCTTGTCCGCACGCCATAACCCGCCACGCGCCGGGAATCGAGGACAGGAACGACAATACGCACCGGAACCTCCGCCCGGCCGGACCGCTGTTGGAGGAGCATTCAGAACCAGGAGACCTCATGACCAAGACGCTGCTCATCACCGGCGCCTCGACCGGCATCGGCGCCGCCACCGCCCGTGCTGCGGCACAGGCGGGCTGGAACGTCGCGCTGCTCGCGCGCTCGAAAGAGACATTGGCAGACCTTGCCGGGGACATCGGCGAGCAGGCGCTCGCGCTGCCCTGCGATGTGACAAGGCGCGACGAGCTGGACGAGGCCGTCGCGCAGGCGGTCGCGCATTTCGGCGGGCTCGACGCGGTCTATGCCAATGCCGGCAAGGGCACCTCCACTCCCGGTATCGAGCAGGGCGATCCCGACGAGTGGCACGCCATGATCCATCTCAACGTACTCGCCGTGCTCACCACCGCGCATGCCACGCTGCCGCATCTGCGCAAGACCAGGGGGCATTTCGTGGTCACCGGGTCGAAGGCCGGGCGCGACCACATGAAGGGCTCGGTTTACGGCGCGACCAAGTGGTTCGTGCAGGGCTTCGCCGGCAATCTGGCCGAGGAAATGCGCGAATGGGGCGGCCGCTGCACGCTGATCACCCCCGGCATGGTCGACACGCCGTTCTTCGACGAACCCAAGCCCGACAAGATCCAGCCCGACGATGTCGCCAATGCGGTGGTCTTCGCGCTGTCGCAGCCGCGCAGCGCGGATGTGCGCGAGATCCACATCATGCCGGGCGGCTGATCAGCCGCGCAGCGCGTCTTCCAGCGTCTGGAGGGCAGCGCGCGCAAAGGCTTCCATATTGCCGATCCGGTCGTCGCTGCCGGTCTCGGTCCGGCGGGTGAATTCGAACCCGCCGGGCCCCGCCACCGCCGCACAGCTGCGCCCCGCGGGTGCACCGCTGGGATGGTTCGACCCGCCGACCGAACCGCTTTCGGCCAGCCCCCATTGCGCGCCGAAATTGTCGCGGATCGCGCGCGCCTGCAGCAGCGCGTAATCCTCGCTCGCGCCGGTCATCCCGGCATAGGCGTCGCGCGGCAGGTCGAACAATATGTCGCGGGCGCGGAAGGAATAGACCACCCCGCCCCCGACGAAGAAGTCGAGCGCGCCGGGCACGGTCAGCAGCGATGCCGCGACCAGCCCGCCGGTCGCGCCATCGGCTACAGCGACCTTCTCGCCGCGCTGACGCAGCAGATCGGCAATACGCAGCGCCTGTGCGTGGGTCTGATCGAGCATGTCAGCCCGCCGCCTTGACGATTTCGGCCCAGCCGGCCTCGTCCACCACCTCGATCCCGAGTTCGGCGGCCTTTTTCAGCTTGCTCCCCGCGCCCGGCCCCGCAACCAGCAGATCGGTCTTGGCGCTGACCGAGCCGCTGGCCTTGGCGCCCAAGCGCTCGGCCTGTGCCTTGGCCTCGTCGCGGCTCATCGTCTCCAGCTTCCCGGTGAAGACCACGGTCTTGCCGCTGACCGGGCTTGCGAGGGTTTCCACCTCATAGCGTTCCGGTTCGACCACGCCCTCGCCCGGTGCCTCGCCGATCAAATCGTTCCACACGCTGCGATTGTGCTCTTCATGGAAGAAGTCGGCCAGTGCATGGCCCACCGCAGTGCCGATGCCGTCGGTGCGGACTTCGAAAATGCGTTTCACCACCTCGACCATGCGGGTCTTGAACGGGCTTTCCTTCTCGCCCTCGGTGCGCGGGTGTTCGAGGCAATAGGTGCGGAACTCGGCGGCCTTTCGGGGCAGCAGGCGGATATCGCCCAGCCCCTTCATCAAATCGCGCGCGGTGACCGCGCCGACATGGCGGATTCCCAACCCGAACAGCAGCCGCGCGGCATCGGGTTCACGGCGCGCTTCCACAGATTCCAACAAATTATCCACAGACCGCTCCTTCCACCCGTCGAGCGCGAGAATGTCCGCGCGCCGCTGCTTCAGGCGGAAGATGTCGGCAGGGCTCTCGAGCCAGCCGAGCGCGAAGAACTGGTCGATCGTCTTCTCGCCCAGCCCGTCGATGTCGAGTGCGCCGCGGCTGACGAAATGCTTAAGCCTTTCCGTGCGTTGTGCGGGACATATCAGACCGCCTGTGCAGCGCACATCGACCTCGCCCTCTTCCGCCACCGCCTCGCTGCCGCATTCGGGGCAATGGTCGGGGAAGTGGAAGGGATCGCGCTCCGCCTCGGGCGTGAGGTTATCCACAAGCTGTGGAATAACATCGCCCGCACGCTGGACCACCACGCGGTCGCCCGGACGCACACCCAGCCTCGCGATCTCGTCGCGATTGTGCAGCGTGACATTGGTTACCGTGACTCCGCCCACCAGCACGGGGGCGAGCCGCCCGACCGGGGTCAGCTTGCCCGTCCGCCCGACCTGGATGTCGATGCTCTCGAGCGTGGTCTCGGCCTGCTCGGCGGGGAATTTGTGCGCCAGCGCCCAGCGCGGCGCCTTGGCGACAAAGCCGAGCCGTTGCTGGTAATCGAGCCGGTCGACCTTGTAGACCACGCCGTCGATTTCATACGGCAGGTCAGGCCGTTGTTCGGCAATTCTGGCATATTGCGCGAGGATTTCCGCCGCATTGTCGAACCGCGCGAACAGCGGCGAGACGGGCACGCCCCAGCGCTCGATCACGCGGACCACTTCTTCCTGCGTTCCGCCCGGCACATCGGAAGCCGCACCCCAGCCATGCGCCCAGAACTTGAGCGGGCGCTGCGCGGTGACTTCGGCATCCTTCTGTCGCAGCGATCCGGCGGCGGCATTGCGCGGATTGGCGAACTGGCGGACCTTGGCCGGGTCGAGCTCCTCGCCCTTTTCCTCCGCCGCGGCGCGCGCATCCTCCATCAAGCGCCTATTGAGCGCCTCGAAATCGGCGCGCCCCATATAGACCTCGCCGCGGATCTCGAACACGTCGGGTGCATCGCCGGACAATTGCTGCGGGATGTCGGGAATATGCGCGACATTGGGCGTCACATCCTCGCCCACCTGCCCGTCGCCGCGCGTCGCCGCGCGCACCAGCTTGCCCTTCTCGTAACGCAGCGAGCACGACAGGCCGTCGATCTTGTCCTCGGCGGTGAACGCCACCGGATCGTCTTCGGACAGCGAGAGGAAGCGCCGCACCCGCGCCACCCATTCCTCGACCTCTTGGGCGTTGAAGGCATTGTCGAGGCTCATCATGCGAACCTCGTGCGTCACCTTGCTCAGCGGCGAGGTGGTGGCCGTGTGCCCAACCTTGCGGCTGGGCGAATCCTCACGCACCAGATGCGGAAATTCCGCCTCCAGCGCGGCATTGCGCCGCACCAGCGCGTCATATTCCGGATCGCTGATCTCGGGGGCGTCTTCGGCATGGTAGAGCCGGTCATGATGCGCGATCTGCTTCGCCAGCCGCATCAATTCATTGGCGGCTTCGGCTTCGGTAATGTCGATTGCCATTCTAGGCCCCCTCTTCTTCAGAGGAGGGGGTTTGGGGGTGGTGTTCGCGACTTTTCGGCCAGCGATCCGCAGTCTCTTCAAGCACGCTTGTCACCTTCTCCAGCACCCCGTCCAGATTGCGCATGATCTGCTGATTGGTGAAACGCACGGTCGTAAATCCATGGTCCCGAAGCATCGTTCCATCGCGGTCCGCATCGGTCACCGGGTTATGTGTATCGCCATCCACTTCGATCACCAGCCCTTTCGCCGGACAGAAGAAATCGACGATCCGGTGCCCGATCACGACCTGTCGCCTGAATTTCAAGCCGGAAAGCCGCTTGCCGCGCAATTCATTCCACAGGCGCCGTTCGGGCTCGGGCATATCGCGGCGCATTCGGGCGGCTCGGGCGCGAAGCGTCTCTGGCGAGACGCCACCACCCCCAACCCCCTCCTCTGAAGAAGAGGGGGCTTTGGGCGCGGGCATCACACGCCCTCCAGCAGCCGATCGGCCTGCGCCCTCGCTTCAGGCGTAACCTCGGCTCCCGAGAGCATGCGCGCGATCTCTTCCTGCCGCCCGCCTTCGTCGAGCAGCGCAACGCTGGTCTTGGTCACCGTGCCGTCGCTCGATTTGGCGATCATGTAATGCATGCGCCCGCGTGCGGCGACCTGCGGGCTGTGCGTTACCGCGAGCAACTGTCCATCGGCGGAGAGCCGCGCGAGCCGTTCGCCGATCGCGCTCGCGACCGCGCCGCCGACGCCGCGGTCGATCTCGTCGAAGATCACCGTCGCCGCCCCGCCCTGCTCGGCCAGCGCGACCTTGAGCGCGAGGATGAAGCGCGACAGTTCGCCGCCGCTGGCAATCTTGGTGAGCGGCGCGAAATCGGCGCCGGGATTGGTGGCGATGAGGAATTCGACCGCATCCATGCCGCTCGCGCTCCATTTGTCCTCGGGCAAGGCGGCCACCGCAGTGCGGAAACGCGCGGCGTCGAGCTTCAGCGGCGCCAGTTCGCGCGTCACCGCTTCGTCCAGCCGCAGCGCTGCCGCAAGGCGGCTGGCATGCAGCGCTTCGGCCGCGGCGCGGTAGCCTTTGCCAGCTTCCTTGGCCGCCGCCTCGAGCGCGTCGAGTTCGGCCTCGCCGCCTTCGATGCTTTCGAGCCGGCTGCGCATGGCGCGCATCGTCTCGGGCAATTCGTCGACTTCGCAGCGGTGCTTGCGTGCCAGCGCGCGGAGTTCGAACAGCCGCGTTTCGGCGGCATCGAGCGCGGCGGGGTCGTGAACCAGGGCCTCGGCGGCAGCCTGCAGCTTTTCCTCCGCCTCGCCCGCTTCGATCACCGCGCGGTCGAGCGCGCCCAGCGCTTCGGCCAGCAGCGGGTGTTCGGGCGCGATCCGGTCGAGCCGCCGCGCCGCCACCCGCAGCGCTGCGAGCGGCGAATCCGAGCCTTCCCACAAATGCCGCAATTCCTCGAGATCGCCCGACAGCTTCTCGCCCTTCTGCATGTCCGCGCGGGTTGCGGCGAGCCGCGCCTCTTCGCCCGCCTGCGGTTCGAGCGCAGTCAGTTCGGCGAGATGCGCGAGCAGCAGATTCTGGTCGGCCTTGGCGGTCTCGACCGCGCCGCGCGCTTCGGCGAGCGCGTCCTCGGCGCTGCGCCATGTGCTCCACGCGTCCGCGACCCGCGCGGTATCGGCCCCGGCGAACCGGTCGAGCAGGACGCGGTGACCGCGCGGATTGACCAGCCCGCGATCGTCGTGCTGGCCATGCAATTCGACAAGGAAACCCGCCATCTCGCGCAGCAGGGCCACGCTGACCGCCTGGTCGTTGACGAAGGCCTTGCTCTTGCCGTCGGCTCTAAGCTGGCGCCGCACGATCAGCGGTTCGCCGTCCTCCAGTTCGATATCCGCATCGTCGAGCAATCGGGCGAGGCCGCGCGGCAGGGTGTTGAAGTCGAAGGTGGCCGAAACGCTGGCCTTGTCCTCGCCGCCGCGCACCAGCCCGCTGTCGGCGCGGTTGCCCAGCACCAGCCCCAGCGCATCGAGCAGGATCGACTTGCCCGCCCCGGTTTCGCCGGTGAGCACGCCGAGCCCGCGCCCGAAGGCGAGGTCGAGCGCTTCGATCAGCACGATATTGCGGATGGAGAGCCGGGTCAGCATGCCAGGCCCTGTTAGCCGCTGCCGCAAGCCAAGTCAGCAAGCCTTTGCGCGCAATCGACAAGCTTGGCAGCCGCACGATCCGGCGCATCCGTAAACGTCGAATTAGCAAATGCTATATTATGGCATAGGGGTGTTTTGGCGAAGCATCCTGAACGGCCTTGGCGGGCCGGGCATTCCCGCGCATCTGCGGGACGACTTCACCATGCTCACTGCCCACCACATGATCGGCCAGGCGCGGCTGCTGTTTGCCGGCTTTATCCTCAGCCTGCCGGTGGTCGCCTATGGGGCGAGCCCGGGCGCGGGGCCGCTGGTCGCCTACGGGCTGCCGCTGGTGGTGCTGGCGCTCGCCACGCTCGGGCTGATCCTGCTGGCGCGCCCGATCGATTTCGACACCTCGACCACGCAGGATGCGCGGCGGGCTATCGCCACGGTGTGGAAGCTGTGCCTGCTCTCCGCCGCGGTCGGCAGTGTGTGGTGCATCGCCAGCTGGGCAAGCGCACCGGTCGAAACGCGGATCTACTATCCTGCGATCATGTCGCTCGGCGCGCTGATGCTCGGCTATTGCCTGACCGCGGTGCGCGGCATCGGCCTATCGGTGCTGCTGGTGACGCTGGGTCCGGTGGCCGCCGCGCTGGCGAGCACGGGTCAGGTGATGGATGCGGTGCTGGCCACTGCAGTGGTCATCGCGGTGGGGTTCCAGCTGCTGATGATGCGGCGCCACCACCATTTGCTGCTGAGCCTGGTCGAGGAACGCTACAGATCGGCCGAGCTGGCGCGGCACGATCCGCTCACCGGCCTCGCCAATCGCCGCGCGCTGATGGAACATTTCGAAGGCTTTGCCGAGCGCGGCCGCGCGGTGCGGCTGATGGTGGTCGATATCGACCGCTTCAAGAATATCAACGACCGCTTCGGGCACGATATGGGCGACGATGTGCTGCGCGCTTTCGCCGAACTGCTGGCAATCCATGCGCGCGGCGAGATCTGCGCGGCACGGCTGGGGGGCGAGGAGTTCGCGCTGCTCGCCAGCGCCGACACGCTCGACCCGGCGATCGCATTGCAGGTGCTGGGCGAAATCCGCGGCGCCTACATGCCGCATGGCGAACAGATCACTGCGAGCATCGGAGTAGCGGATGCGGTGGTGGCCGGTCCCGAGGACTGGACCGCGCTCTATGGCGAAGCCGATCGCGCGCTCTATCGCGCCAAGAACGAAGGCCGCAACCGGGTCATGTCATTCGATGCAGAGGCGGCGTCCAGCGCGCAGATCGAGGCCTTGCGCGCACGCCGCGCCTGACCCGGGGGCGCGGATCAGCTGGGGTTCACGCCCGCTGCGTGGTCCTGCACCAGCTCATACGCCTTGTCGTACCAGTCGTTGCCCGGATAGTTCGCGCCGAGCACTGCGGCATATTTCACCGCTTCGGCCGGAATTCCCAGCGCAAGGCTGGTTTCGGTCAGCCGGTAGAGCGCTTCGGGCGCGTGGCTGGTGGTCTCGTAATTGTCGACCACGTTCTGGAAGCGGATCTGCGCCGCGATCCACTTGCCCGAGCGTTCGTAATGCCGGCCGATCTCCATTTCCTTGCCCGCGAGGTGATCGCGCACGAGGTCGATCTTGAGCCGCGCATCGGCGGCGTAATCGCTGTTGGGGAAGCGGCGGTTGATCTCGTTGAGCGCGGTCAGCGCCTGGTCGGTGATCTTCTGGTCGCGCTGGACGTCGCTGATCTGCTCGTAATAGCTGAGCGCGATCAGGTAGAAGGCGTAAGGCGCGTCCTTGTTGCCCGGGTGGATCTGCAGGAAGCGCTGCGCCGCCTGGATCGCCTTGTTGTAATCCTGCGCAACGTAATAGCTGAACGAACCCATCAGCTGCGCCCGGCGCGCCCAGGGCGAATAGGGATGCTGGCGCTCGACCTCG
This genomic window from Qipengyuania sp. HL-TH1 contains:
- the ligA gene encoding NAD-dependent DNA ligase LigA, which translates into the protein MAIDITEAEAANELMRLAKQIAHHDRLYHAEDAPEISDPEYDALVRRNAALEAEFPHLVREDSPSRKVGHTATTSPLSKVTHEVRMMSLDNAFNAQEVEEWVARVRRFLSLSEDDPVAFTAEDKIDGLSCSLRYEKGKLVRAATRGDGQVGEDVTPNVAHIPDIPQQLSGDAPDVFEIRGEVYMGRADFEALNRRLMEDARAAAEEKGEELDPAKVRQFANPRNAAAGSLRQKDAEVTAQRPLKFWAHGWGAASDVPGGTQEEVVRVIERWGVPVSPLFARFDNAAEILAQYARIAEQRPDLPYEIDGVVYKVDRLDYQQRLGFVAKAPRWALAHKFPAEQAETTLESIDIQVGRTGKLTPVGRLAPVLVGGVTVTNVTLHNRDEIARLGVRPGDRVVVQRAGDVIPQLVDNLTPEAERDPFHFPDHCPECGSEAVAEEGEVDVRCTGGLICPAQRTERLKHFVSRGALDIDGLGEKTIDQFFALGWLESPADIFRLKQRRADILALDGWKERSVDNLLESVEARREPDAARLLFGLGIRHVGAVTARDLMKGLGDIRLLPRKAAEFRTYCLEHPRTEGEKESPFKTRMVEVVKRIFEVRTDGIGTAVGHALADFFHEEHNRSVWNDLIGEAPGEGVVEPERYEVETLASPVSGKTVVFTGKLETMSRDEAKAQAERLGAKASGSVSAKTDLLVAGPGAGSKLKKAAELGIEVVDEAGWAEIVKAAG
- a CDS encoding endonuclease domain-containing protein — its product is MPEPERRLWNELRGKRLSGLKFRRQVVIGHRIVDFFCPAKGLVIEVDGDTHNPVTDADRDGTMLRDHGFTTVRFTNQQIMRNLDGVLEKVTSVLEETADRWPKSREHHPQTPSSEEEGA
- a CDS encoding CinA family protein, giving the protein MLDQTHAQALRIADLLRQRGEKVAVADGATGGLVAASLLTVPGALDFFVGGGVVYSFRARDILFDLPRDAYAGMTGASEDYALLQARAIRDNFGAQWGLAESGSVGGSNHPSGAPAGRSCAAVAGPGGFEFTRRTETGSDDRIGNMEAFARAALQTLEDALRG
- a CDS encoding DUF2061 domain-containing protein; translated protein: MQDAPEPSISGPETGSSASPVHPLITRRRSLAKAVSWRVVGSLDTLLLSFLLITYLGPMFGLEHSPREAMGAASLIALTEVATKMVLYYLHERFWEWNRWGTELLGTRRRESYRRSTTKTATWRVLASLDTTLLAWLFTGSVATALSIGGLEVATKLVLYFFHERVWANIGYGIVAGAPAARVANDPLDARLSESAAS
- a CDS encoding SDR family oxidoreductase, which encodes MTKTLLITGASTGIGAATARAAAQAGWNVALLARSKETLADLAGDIGEQALALPCDVTRRDELDEAVAQAVAHFGGLDAVYANAGKGTSTPGIEQGDPDEWHAMIHLNVLAVLTTAHATLPHLRKTRGHFVVTGSKAGRDHMKGSVYGATKWFVQGFAGNLAEEMREWGGRCTLITPGMVDTPFFDEPKPDKIQPDDVANAVVFALSQPRSADVREIHIMPGG
- a CDS encoding outer membrane protein assembly factor BamD translates to MTTQTRSTPKLILGAALAGATLLTAGCAGRDNGPRDTAYVARDVESLYWEAKRRLDNGQAEMAAALFDEVERQHPYSPWARRAQLMGSFSYYVAQDYNKAIQAAQRFLQIHPGNKDAPYAFYLIALSYYEQISDVQRDQKITDQALTALNEINRRFPNSDYAADARLKIDLVRDHLAGKEMEIGRHYERSGKWIAAQIRFQNVVDNYETTSHAPEALYRLTETSLALGIPAEAVKYAAVLGANYPGNDWYDKAYELVQDHAAGVNPS
- a CDS encoding FAD-binding protein, producing MMGYYRRYCERRADARAVGTNGKRWIRTWINVFRTETEARVPQDEAQLAQLICEGEFSCVGKSHSYNGVQVVPSVTAMMMREGGLTTLAYDPASETVRVGASVSVRDLKVYLRDEHRRGLYNAGNYMEQSVIGALATGTHGFGPRAVMADAIVELTFLDGSGQRVTLKRGDPEFAYVALSFGTIAPIVELVLETKPLESYVSVSSMSRLSKLDELKQGALAVNWAVMPYTNPEDPVIMLHALAECDQAGAIATHPKASGGSGKFAAWFLRRYYKLDRFLPKLRRPMQRIIDWLDLKQSERVITDPDDLDYLYDPQPGLKENRAPSITRGLFSTTYTGYNLAFFVPLEKAPAVVKFIIREADGLRDLGFFLKGIISVREMPGEAGPHFAANAERPMAAIDLFADPRDYAWLERIQRLVMHYEPDTRPHFGKSALGPEFCKTLDTAHLAELMRIHRRYYPQGQLMFSERVRAMLDVGRPVAGVPAADAGLA
- the recN gene encoding DNA repair protein RecN, translated to MLTRLSIRNIVLIEALDLAFGRGLGVLTGETGAGKSILLDALGLVLGNRADSGLVRGGEDKASVSATFDFNTLPRGLARLLDDADIELEDGEPLIVRRQLRADGKSKAFVNDQAVSVALLREMAGFLVELHGQHDDRGLVNPRGHRVLLDRFAGADTARVADAWSTWRSAEDALAEARGAVETAKADQNLLLAHLAELTALEPQAGEEARLAATRADMQKGEKLSGDLEELRHLWEGSDSPLAALRVAARRLDRIAPEHPLLAEALGALDRAVIEAGEAEEKLQAAAEALVHDPAALDAAETRLFELRALARKHRCEVDELPETMRAMRSRLESIEGGEAELDALEAAAKEAGKGYRAAAEALHASRLAAALRLDEAVTRELAPLKLDAARFRTAVAALPEDKWSASGMDAVEFLIATNPGADFAPLTKIASGGELSRFILALKVALAEQGGAATVIFDEIDRGVGGAVASAIGERLARLSADGQLLAVTHSPQVAARGRMHYMIAKSSDGTVTKTSVALLDEGGRQEEIARMLSGAEVTPEARAQADRLLEGV
- a CDS encoding GGDEF domain-containing protein; the protein is MFWRSILNGLGGPGIPAHLRDDFTMLTAHHMIGQARLLFAGFILSLPVVAYGASPGAGPLVAYGLPLVVLALATLGLILLARPIDFDTSTTQDARRAIATVWKLCLLSAAVGSVWCIASWASAPVETRIYYPAIMSLGALMLGYCLTAVRGIGLSVLLVTLGPVAAALASTGQVMDAVLATAVVIAVGFQLLMMRRHHHLLLSLVEERYRSAELARHDPLTGLANRRALMEHFEGFAERGRAVRLMVVDIDRFKNINDRFGHDMGDDVLRAFAELLAIHARGEICAARLGGEEFALLASADTLDPAIALQVLGEIRGAYMPHGEQITASIGVADAVVAGPEDWTALYGEADRALYRAKNEGRNRVMSFDAEAASSAQIEALRARRA